A single window of Diachasmimorpha longicaudata isolate KC_UGA_2023 chromosome 12, iyDiaLong2, whole genome shotgun sequence DNA harbors:
- the LOC135168055 gene encoding dual specificity protein phosphatase 3-like isoform X2, which translates to MAAKDFQKPLDGETTLSTLSRALIATPVQHAALPGFDMDRDDPQYYRLQQEVDCAVVYPGILIGDATTAKNKSYLKRIGVTHVLNTAEGTRFGFVPTNRDYYRDVGMQYLGLPLADLPSVDISKYFYTAAVFIDDAIKSGGKVFVHCVMGISRSATCVIAYLMIKRHLLAEEAIRLVRKSRSIHPNEGFLYQLARLDNQLRRHRL; encoded by the exons ATGGCAGCCAAG GATTTTCAAAAGCCCCTGGATGGCGAGACGACACTGTCCACCCTATCGAGAGCTCTTATTGCAACTCCAGTCCAGCACGCGGCTCTTCCAGGATTCGACATGGACCGTGATGACCCTCAGTATTATCGGCTGCAACAGGAAGTTGACTGCGCCGTCGTTTATCCAGGAATATTAATCGGGGATGC GACCACAGCAAAAAATAAGAGCTACTTGAAACGCATCGGTGTTACTCACGTGCTAAACACAGCTGAGGGAACGCGATTTGGTTTTGTGCCCACCAACAGAGATTATTACAGAGATGTTGGGATGCAGTACTTGGGTCTTCCTCTGGCGGATTTGCCATCCGTAGACATTAGCAAATATTTTTACACAGCAGCTGTATTCATTGATGATGCCATCAAGAGTGGAG GAAAAGTGTTCGTTCACTGTGTGATGGGAATATCGCGTAGTGCGACCTGTGTAATCGCATACCTGATGATCAAACGTCACCTCCTCGCTGAGGAGGCGATCCGTCTCGTGCGAAAGAGTCGCAGCATTCATCCAAACGAGGGCTTCCTGTACCAGCTGGCACGATTGGACAATCAGCTTCGGCGCCATCGGCTTTAA
- the LOC135167953 gene encoding uncharacterized protein LOC135167953 — protein sequence MKKNLEDLWAEDARRSLRIYKIIAGIMGVWPFTCQQTFSKIRFTSLIIILMSLITMLAVDLLIRSDNINATLESVVFGLSGFLGIVKITLPRIYWRHIESILISTAHDWSTTTSPKFREIVNKSSLIGTASFVLLLGGSLLISGLFGLYKVTLNLRVTSRNLTGQHVLFGAGYWTSNLPLMEMTPVTATLSATSADSLKYCQ from the exons atgaagaaaaatctgGAGGATCTGTGGGCTGAAGATGCTCGTCGCAGTCTCCGGATATACAAAATCATAGCGGGAATTATGGGCGTCTGGCCATTTACATGTCAACAGACGTTCTCCAAAATTCGCTTCACGTCTCTCATAATTATTCTG ATGTCCTTGATAACTATGCTTGCGGTAGATCTCCTTATCAGGTCTGACAATATAAATGCAACATTAGAGTCAGTTGTTTTTGGTCTGAGTGGATTTCTGGGAATAGTGAAGATAACGCTTCCAAGAATTTACTGGAGACACATAGAGTCCATCCTAATTTCGACAGCTCACGATTGGTCAACAACGACGAGTCCAAAATTTCGTGAAATCGTTAATAAAAGCTCGCTGATTGGCACAGCATCATTTGTCCTTCTACTCGGCGGTTCACTCTTAATTAGCGGGCTGTTTGGACTGTATAAAGTCACCCTGAACCTCAGGGTAACCAGTAGAAATTTGACGGGACAGCACGTGCTGTTCGGTGCCGGCTATTGGACATCAAATCTTCCTTTGA TGGAAATGACGCCTGTTACTGCCACATTATCAGCCACCTCAGCGGACAGTTTGAAATATTGTCAAtga
- the LOC135167833 gene encoding odorant receptor 46a-like — MTKGNSEDLWDASTRRHFRIYKVAAQIMGVWPFTCQQTFSKTRFLLIIIILISMATMLAQDILKNCGNINDTLESSVLLPSAFLGIVKITLPRIYWKNIKSIVVSTAQDWSTTTSSESRKIMEKMSLIGAAGFLFLLGGSLSLSVLTILHKAALNFELRNDNSTELHVALGAGCFRSDLPMNMYLTYATQTVQISLMQLCVSGSDASYFQILSHLSGQLDILRLDLDQFPNSRDTKSSPIDEFIKRHNRFLRICHHVEETFTFVLLCHLMTNLCYITSALMIVLTTWSKNDEFGDVLIFGSTTLFLYAQIFLFCFGGDVITTKTEALFHSIYSYPWYDLPASERQKVLFILTKTNYPMHFTACKLYRLNLENFKNIVKFTASLFSLMRLFLQK; from the exons ATGACGAAGGGGAATAGCGAGGACCTCTGGGATGCGAGCACCCGACGTCATTTTCGAATTTACAAAGTCGCAGCCCAAATCATGGGGGTCTGGCCGTTTACGTGTCAACAGACATTTTCCAAAACTCGATTTCTTCTTATCATAATAATACTG ATATCAATGGCAACAATGCTAGCGCAagatattctcaaaaattgcGGTAATATCAATGATACATTAGAGTCATCTGTGTTGCTACCTAGTGCATTCCTCGGAATAGTGAAGATAACGCTCCCAAGAATTTactggaaaaatattaaatccaTCGTGGTGTCAACAGCGCAGGATTGGTCAACCACCACTAGCTCAGAATCccgaaaaataatggaaaaaatgtcGCTGATCGGTGCTGCGGGTTTTCTCTTTCTTCTCGGCGGTTCATTGTCTCTCTCAGTGCTGACGATCCTCCACAAGGCCGCCCTCAATTTCGAACTGAGAAATGATAATTCCACGGAGCTCCACGTGGCCCTTGGAGCCGGTTGCTTCAGGTCAGATCTTCCCATGAACATGTACTTGACATATGCAACACAAACTGTTCAAATTTCTCTGATGCAGCTGTGTGTGAGTGGAAGTGACGCCTCGTATTTTCAAATTCTCAGTCATCTCAGTGGTCAGTTGGACATACTGAGACTGGATTTGGACCAATTCCCCAATTCCAGGGACACCAAATCATCGCCAATTGATGAGTTCATTAAACGACACAATCGATTCCTGAGGATATGCCATCACGTGGAGGAGACGTTCACCTTTGTCCTCCTGTGTCATTTAATGACCAATTTATGCTACATAACGAGTGCTT TGATGATTGTCTTGACGACGTGGAGCAAAAATGACGAATTTggtgacgtcctgatattcgGATCCACGACACTATTTCTCTACGCCCAGATATTCTTGTTCTGCTTCGGAGGAGACGTCATAACAACAAAAACGGAAGCGctgtttcattcaatttatagTTACCCGTGGTATGATCTACCAGCGAGCGAGCGCCAGAAGGTGTTGTTCATCCTGACGAAGACTAATTACCCAATGCATTTCACGGCGTGCAAACTCTATCGATTGaatctggaaaattttaaaaatattgtcaaaTTCACAGCCTCACTCTTCTCCTTAATGCGACTCTTCCTGCAAAAGTAA
- the LOC135168055 gene encoding dual specificity protein phosphatase 3-like isoform X1: MKTTWRDRDRDFQKPLDGETTLSTLSRALIATPVQHAALPGFDMDRDDPQYYRLQQEVDCAVVYPGILIGDATTAKNKSYLKRIGVTHVLNTAEGTRFGFVPTNRDYYRDVGMQYLGLPLADLPSVDISKYFYTAAVFIDDAIKSGGKVFVHCVMGISRSATCVIAYLMIKRHLLAEEAIRLVRKSRSIHPNEGFLYQLARLDNQLRRHRL; this comes from the exons ATGAAGACTACCTGGAGGGATAGAGACCGG GATTTTCAAAAGCCCCTGGATGGCGAGACGACACTGTCCACCCTATCGAGAGCTCTTATTGCAACTCCAGTCCAGCACGCGGCTCTTCCAGGATTCGACATGGACCGTGATGACCCTCAGTATTATCGGCTGCAACAGGAAGTTGACTGCGCCGTCGTTTATCCAGGAATATTAATCGGGGATGC GACCACAGCAAAAAATAAGAGCTACTTGAAACGCATCGGTGTTACTCACGTGCTAAACACAGCTGAGGGAACGCGATTTGGTTTTGTGCCCACCAACAGAGATTATTACAGAGATGTTGGGATGCAGTACTTGGGTCTTCCTCTGGCGGATTTGCCATCCGTAGACATTAGCAAATATTTTTACACAGCAGCTGTATTCATTGATGATGCCATCAAGAGTGGAG GAAAAGTGTTCGTTCACTGTGTGATGGGAATATCGCGTAGTGCGACCTGTGTAATCGCATACCTGATGATCAAACGTCACCTCCTCGCTGAGGAGGCGATCCGTCTCGTGCGAAAGAGTCGCAGCATTCATCCAAACGAGGGCTTCCTGTACCAGCTGGCACGATTGGACAATCAGCTTCGGCGCCATCGGCTTTAA
- the LOC135167809 gene encoding uncharacterized protein LOC135167809 has product MAYINCNVSGEIEPRVPRHPTAAPTETTPTVPEVSLAFDTPQQRGTFSNKPRSSPLPTSYAQWKQQVPPQPSSSPKIDDGKVQRIFRSSSSPGAPSSSSLGALRGANTALAIAERPQRLPPGPFQRDSRLKFYQKVGPECSPSENKILPTSNPMISPSRRPASSLSLAPRPQGPSDLIAKEKIQSSPPQEKLDRVKSPCDCHSHQSDNNEIINKLLSLVQSQNAQIQMLQGQVETLLSMRTERPRDFDYQRLPFPPHVSPTISDPAVQNPRLQYPKSPRDLQDFEEKQREDKCKQLIKEKKVSIGVMTSFELTVQDAVVYNVDAVPTAPDYQEPPPLGKTLGSRTPGATAVAKGPLEQIIEDSESHMSSTVQASNNFHTYSSARKSLQGNLQGESCVEPPQIHQRTPAVIQSQPSRLTTEPPRYQQPEGVQRDHQKLSSGGSHIPSQKNSPAPPAVLAANIRDDPPPEVVTKTPKVGWTLYDNVMCQVNEILHNTQDGPGDEGQEIVQETSGSKLRLNGIQQSTMEQLKLFGFTFADTSGCSEGRSMVDGRRMNPISIDASYYPRLDYQANVIQTSGSVSDSNTSLHMKALAMKYLGTKQLPNVSSHQRGMELFTSMVLSNLQNNLPGGHGNDAPQFDNNPRFQGSPKALPDFQGENYLMPRKQSPHNRHKILDMSSLKRQPKLL; this is encoded by the exons ATGGCGTACATAAATTGCAATGTGAGTGGTGAAATAGAGCCAAGAGTCCCTAGACATCCAACAGCAGCACCG ACTGAGACTACTCCAACAGTGCCAGAGGTGTCCCTGGCATTCGACACTCCCCAACAAAGAGGGACATTCTCGAATAAACCTAGATCCTCACCCCTGCCAACCTCATATGCCCAGTGGAAGCAGCAAGTGCCCCCTCAGCCCTCCAGCAGTCCTAAAATCGACGATGGAAAAGTCCAGAGGATATTCCGAAGTAGTTCATCACCAGGAGCTCCAAGCAGCTCATCATTAGGAGCTCTAAGAGGGGCAAATACAGCCCTTGCGATAGCCGAAAGGCCCCAGAGGCTTCCCCCAGGCCCCTTCCAGAGGGACTCTCGCCTGAAGTTTTACCAAAAAGTCGGGCCAGAATGTTCCCCATCCGAGAACAAGATCCTCCCCACCAGTAACCCCATGATCTCCCCTTCAAGAAGACCTGCAAGCTCTCTCTCACTGGCGCCCCGACCACAGGGGCCCTCAGACTTGATcgcaaaagaaaaaatccagTCATCGCCTCCTCAGGAAAAACTGGACCGAGTAAAAAGCCCCTGTGACTGCCACTCCCATCAGTCAGACAACAACGAGATAATAAACAAGTTGCTGTCTTTGGTCCAGAGTCAAAATGCCCAGATACAGATGCTCCAGGGACAAGTGGAGACCCTCCTCTCAATGAGGACCGAAAGACCCAGAGACTTTGATTACCAGAGACTTCCCTTTCCTCCCCACGTCTCCCCGACTATCAGTGATCCAGCTGTTCAGAATCCACGCCTCCAGTACCCCAAATCCCCCCGAGATCTTCAGGACTTCGAGGAGAAACAGAGGGAGGACAAGTGCAAGCAGCtgataaaggaaaaaaaagtatcCATCGGAGTCATGACGAGCTTTGAATTAACAGTTCAGGACGCAGTAGTTTACAACGTCGATGCTGTCCCGACGGCTCCAGATTATCAGGAACCGCCCCCTCTGGGGAAGACCCTCGGGAGTAGAACACCTGGAGCGACGGCAGTGGCTAAAGGCCCTCTTGAGCAGATCATCGAGGATTCAGAGAGTCATATGTCATCGACAGTTCAAGCCAGCAATAATTTTCACACATACTCATCAGCCAGGAAGTCACTCCAAGGGAATCTCCAGGGAGAGTCTTGTGTGGAGCCACCGCAAATCCACCAGCGAACTCCAGCTGTCATTCAGAGCCAGCCAAGTCGCCTGACGACTGAACCCCCACGTTATCAGCAGCCAGAAGGTGTCCAGAGGGATCACCAAAAATTGTCCAGTGGAGGGAGCCATATCCCTAGTCAGAAAAATTCTCCAGCTCCTCCAGCAGTTCTTGCAGCCAATATCAGGGATGATCCACCCCCTGAGGTCGTCACGAAGACCCCCAAGGTCGGCTGGACTCTCTACGATAATGTCATGTGTCAAGTTAATGAAATACTCCACAACACGCAGGACGGGCCGGGGGACGAGGGCCAGGAGATTGTCCAGGAGACGAGTGGGTCTAAACTCCGACTGAATGGAATCCAACAGTCGACTATGGagcagttgaaattatttggttTCACTTTTGCTGACACGTCTGGATGCTCCGAGGGCAGGTCCATGGTCGATGGTAGGAGGATGAACCCTATTTCCATTGATGCTTCCTACTATCCACGATTGGATTATCAAGCCAATGTCATTCAGACCTCTGGGTCAGTTAGCGACAGCAATACCAGCTTGCATATGAAGGCACTGGCGATGAAGTACTTGGGGACCAAACAACTGCCCAATGTTTCCAGCCATCAGAGGGGAATGGAGCTGTTCACCAGCATGGTACTCAGTAATCTTCAGAATAATTTGCCTGGGGGACATGGGAATGATG CCCCTCAGTTTGATAACAATCCCCGATTCCAAGGATCACCGAAGGCTTTACCAGACTTTCaaggtgaaaattatttaatgcccAGGAAACAAAGTCCACACAATCGACACAAAATATTGGATATGTCAAGCTTGAAACGTCAGCCCAAATTGCTGTAG
- the LOC135168059 gene encoding odorant receptor 2a-like: MCLHVEKVYNVVVMCHLMNNLCFTSSALMLILTTWNDKQMGQVIIFGSTTIFLYGQIFLYSLVGEVMKTRSETLRYSVYNCRWYKLPLPERRKILFILTKMQKPMDFTAGNFYRLNLENFKNIVKFTVTLFSFLRLSLNK; encoded by the exons ATGTGTTTGCACGTGGAAAAGGTGTATAATGTCGTTGTTATGTGTcatttaatgaacaatttgtgCTTCACAAGCAGTGCTC TGATGCTAATATTAACAACATGGAATGATAAACAAATGGGACAGGTGATAATATTTGGAAGTACAACAATATTTCTTTACGGTCAAATATTTCTATATTCGTTGGTAGGTGAAGTAATGAAGACGAGATCCGAAACATTACGTTATTCCGTTTATAATTGTCGGTGGTATAAATTACCGTTGCCAGAGCGTCGGAAGATTCTGTTCATTCTGACAAAAATGCAAAAGCCTATGGACTTTACCGCTGGTAATTTCTACCGTTTGAACCTGGAGaactttaaaaatattgttaaattTACTGTTACATTGTTCTCTTTTCTGCGTCTCTCCCTGAATAAGTGA
- the LOC135168062 gene encoding transcription initiation factor TFIID subunit 10-like: MESDEVGSTTPTNEETKSAGQPLSDFLVQLEDYTPTVPDAISEYYLHQAGFNSTDPRIARLISVAAQKFISDVANDALQHCKTRGANQNTKSKGKDRRYTLTMEDLSPAVAEYGVTVKKPHYFV; encoded by the exons ATGGAATCAGACGAAGTAGGAAGTACCACACCAACCAATGAGGAGACAAAGAGTGCGGGTCAACCGCTATCAGATTTCCTAGTGCAATTGGAAGATTACACACCGACA GTACCTGATGCAATAAGTGAATATTACTTGCATCAAGCGGGATTCAACTCAACAGATCCTCGCAT AGCTCGGTTAATCTCTGTAGCAGCTCAAAAATTCATCTCAGACGTTGCTAACGACGCACTGCAGCATTGCAAGACAAGAGGGGCCAATCAAAATACAAAGTCAAAGGGTAAAGATCGCAGGTACACGTTAACAATGGAGGATCTCAGTCCAGCAGTTGCTGAGTACGGTGTCACCGTCAAGAAGCCGCATTACTTTGTATAA